In Bactrocera neohumeralis isolate Rockhampton unplaced genomic scaffold, APGP_CSIRO_Bneo_wtdbg2-racon-allhic-juicebox.fasta_v2 cluster10, whole genome shotgun sequence, the genomic stretch CGATTCATTGACATGCCATTAGAGCGTTCGCCAAACACGTCCACCAGTAATTCAAACGTCTTGACATAAATCTCCTCGAACATGACCACAAACGACCCAACTGTGACCATCAGTGACGCCGCCGATGAAGCCCAGAACACTGCATCAATTGTAGCTGTGTCCAGCTGCAAACTCCCGCAGTTCTGGTCCATCCAGCCTCGTTTGTGGTTTGTTCAGGTTGAAGCAGTGTTACAGGTGGCCCGTATCACAAATGACGCATCACGTTACAATCAAATCGTTAGTGCTTTGGACACTGATGCAATGTTACAGCTAGCGGACTTCCTGCAGAATCCACCAGAAACCGACAAGTACGCGAAGCTGAAGGACGAGATATTGAAGCGGTTTTCAGAATCCAGCGACCGCCAGCTTCACCGAGCGCTTACAGAGGTTCAACTCGATGATAAAAAGCCTAGTCAGCTCCTGCGCCAGCTCAGAATTCTCATGGACGACAGGGCCTCAGAGGACTTACTGCGTATAAAATCGTTGGCATTGTTACCACCATCAACCATCCGGTATCTCAAACTACTCAGAGATGCCCCTCCAGATGAGCTTGCTGAAGTTGCAGACGAGCTAATGGAAAACCAGGCTGGCCATTCCGTTATGGGTACACATCACCAGCCTGCCCAGGCAGCACACAGGGGCGACAAATTCGAAAATACTCTGCTCACCAGCATGGCAAAGGACTTGTCAGGCCTTAAACTTGCCATAGCCGACCTGGTGACCTGTATCAAGGACCAGGGAATTACTCGAGACCGACCCCAACCTGCATCTGGCCGTTTCCAGCAGTCATCATCGAAGGAAGAGCCAGCCTCAGACAAGAAGAAGTTTTGTTATTATCACCGTCTCTATGGGTCCAGAGCCAAAAAGTGCGAGCGTCCTTGCACCTTCGACTCATCGGCGGAAAACTAACTTCGCTGTCGACCATCCAGGCGGCCGGCGACAGTATAGAGGCTAACACACCACCAACCAGAGAGCATCGCCCCCACATTCATGATCGCACAACAAACATGAGATTTCTTGTCGACTCTGGATCAGTGATCTCTCTCATGCCCAAGTCCGCCATCACTCACACGCTCACAGAAGATGATCTGACTCTCTTCGCAGCCAACGGGACCGTTATCCGAATCTACGGTCGAAAAGTCATCACCCTTGATTTCAATCTTCGCCGTACATTTAATTAGTCTTTTATAATCGCAGATGTCAAGTCAGCCATTCTCGGTGCAGACTTCCTGGTCCACTTTGCATTGCTTGTGGATCCCAAAGGACGATGTCTCATCGATACAACCTCGTCATGTACAACTCAGGGCACACTATCTGAGGCCACGGTACACAGCATTTCAACAATCAATCGGTCAATCTGTCATGGTGCACATGGCGCCAAATATCTGCAATTACTCAACCAATTCATCCACATAACTCATCCCAGCACCAATCCTGTCACAGCCACTGACAGTCAAGTCGCTCATCACATTGAGACAATTGGGCCACCAGTATTTGAGCGCCCACGACGTCTCACCGGCGAGAAACTACAAATAGCTAAAGATGACTTTGACCTCCTGCTACATCATGGCGTGATCCGTCCATCGAGCAGCCCATGGGCCAGCCCTATCCATATGGTGTCAAAGAAAACCAAAGAAAACTGGTGGATGGCGCACCACAGGTAACTCTCGAAAACTAAACGCAAATACAATTCCAGACCGATATCCAGTCCCTCATG encodes the following:
- the LOC126765150 gene encoding uncharacterized protein LOC126765150 is translated as MTTNDPTVTISDAADEAQNTASIVAVSSCKLPQFWSIQPRLWFVQVEAVLQVARITNDASRYNQIVSALDTDAMLQLADFLQNPPETDKYAKLKDEILKRFSESSDRQLHRALTEVQLDDKKPSQLLRQLRILMDDRASEDLLRIKSLALLPPSTIRYLKLLRDAPPDELAEVADELMENQAGHSVMGTHHQPAQAAHRGDKFENTLLTSMAKDLSGLKLAIADLVTCIKDQGITRDRPQPASGRFQQSSSKEEPASDKKKFCYYHRLYGSRAKKCERPCTFDSSAEN